The following proteins are co-located in the Myroides profundi genome:
- the atpG gene encoding ATP synthase F1 subunit gamma encodes MANLKEIRNRISSIGSTMQITSAMKMVSAAKLKKATDTIMAMRPYSEKLTELIQNVSATLEGDNSGVYSQTREVKNVLLVVITSNRGLCGGFNANIIKQINALKATQYKDVNVDLLTIGKKGHDILRKSFTVIENKSDLFDHVDFANCAVIAEQMMEAFVEEKYDSIQIVYNQFKNAATQDVVTEQFLPLLPVETSENTSSDYIYEPSKEEIINTLIPLSLKTQLLKAVADSVASEHGARMTAMHKATDNAKDLRDELTLSYNKARQAAITNEILEIVGGAEALNN; translated from the coding sequence ATGGCAAACCTTAAAGAAATACGTAATAGGATTTCATCAATCGGATCGACAATGCAGATTACTTCTGCTATGAAGATGGTATCTGCAGCTAAGCTTAAAAAAGCTACTGATACTATTATGGCTATGCGTCCATATTCAGAAAAGTTGACTGAATTGATTCAAAATGTTAGCGCAACTTTAGAAGGTGATAATTCAGGAGTATATTCTCAAACTAGAGAGGTTAAGAATGTTCTTCTTGTGGTTATTACTTCAAACAGAGGTTTGTGTGGTGGTTTTAACGCGAATATTATCAAACAAATTAATGCGCTTAAAGCTACTCAATATAAAGACGTTAATGTTGATTTATTGACAATTGGTAAAAAAGGTCACGATATATTACGTAAATCTTTTACTGTAATTGAGAACAAAAGTGATTTGTTTGATCATGTAGATTTTGCAAATTGTGCTGTTATAGCTGAACAAATGATGGAAGCTTTCGTTGAAGAGAAGTATGATTCAATTCAGATCGTTTACAATCAGTTCAAAAATGCTGCTACACAAGATGTAGTAACAGAACAGTTTTTACCATTGTTACCAGTTGAAACTAGTGAGAATACTAGTTCTGACTATATTTATGAGCCTTCTAAAGAAGAGATTATTAATACATTAATTCCTCTTTCTTTAAAAACTCAATTATTAAAAGCGGTTGCGGACTCTGTAGCTTCTGAACATGGAGCTCGTATGACTGCGATGCACAAAGCAACTGATAACGCTAAAGACTTACGTGATGAATTAACGTTAAGTTACAACAAAGCTCGTCAAGCTGCTATTACAAATGAAATTCTAGAAATTGTTGGTGGTGCTGAGGCATTAAACAACTAA
- a CDS encoding endonuclease codes for MHIKLQRIFLLFALISMGAQAQEKKYEIQTIAFYNCENLFDTIRDPKIYDEEWTPTGAQAWTSKKYQKKIHNLAKVMSQIGTDENTKMPAIIGVAEVENRAVLEDLVRDPQLAPGDYGIAHFDSPDKRGIDVGLLYQKKHFSVTNATPHPLYIYDMNKVDRHTGEKGTRIYTRDQLLVTGLLDGEEVHFIVNHWPSRVGGEKRSSPLREAAAALNKKIIDSLYTINPNAKVITMGDMNDGPYNNSMKKVLKTAGKKSELTPQGLFNPMEKMSKDGLGTLAYRDAWDVFDQMVISEPYVRDDYSSWAYWKARIYKKPFMVQPTGQYKGYPLRNTNGEPGFSDHFPVYIYLIRELK; via the coding sequence ATGCACATCAAACTTCAAAGAATCTTTTTGTTGTTTGCGCTTATCTCAATGGGAGCACAAGCACAAGAGAAAAAGTATGAGATTCAAACAATTGCGTTCTACAACTGTGAGAACTTGTTTGATACAATTAGAGACCCCAAAATCTATGATGAAGAGTGGACTCCTACAGGAGCACAAGCTTGGACATCTAAAAAGTACCAAAAGAAAATTCACAATCTTGCGAAAGTTATGTCTCAGATTGGTACAGACGAAAACACTAAAATGCCTGCAATAATAGGTGTTGCCGAAGTTGAAAATAGAGCTGTACTAGAAGATTTAGTACGCGACCCACAACTTGCGCCTGGAGATTATGGTATAGCGCACTTTGACTCTCCTGACAAACGTGGTATTGATGTAGGATTACTATATCAGAAAAAACACTTCTCTGTAACTAATGCGACTCCACATCCTCTTTATATCTACGATATGAATAAAGTAGACAGACATACAGGAGAAAAAGGTACTCGTATCTATACTCGTGATCAACTGTTAGTAACAGGTCTTCTAGATGGAGAAGAAGTACACTTTATTGTAAATCACTGGCCTTCTAGAGTGGGTGGAGAGAAAAGAAGTAGCCCATTACGTGAAGCCGCTGCTGCATTAAACAAAAAGATCATCGACTCACTATACACTATCAACCCAAATGCGAAAGTAATCACTATGGGAGATATGAACGACGGTCCATACAACAACAGTATGAAAAAGGTACTAAAAACAGCTGGTAAAAAATCTGAACTTACTCCACAGGGTCTTTTTAATCCAATGGAAAAAATGTCAAAAGATGGATTAGGGACATTAGCTTACCGTGATGCATGGGATGTTTTTGACCAAATGGTAATTAGCGAGCCTTACGTTAGAGATGATTACTCATCATGGGCGTACTGGAAAGCAAGAATCTATAAAAAACCTTTTATGGTTCAACCAACAGGACAGTACAAAGGTTATCCGCTTAGAAACACTAACGGAGAGCCTGGTTTCAGTGACCACTTCCCTGTATACATCTATCTAATTAGAGAATTAAAATAA
- a CDS encoding TonB-dependent receptor yields the protein MKKLLFSLFFVLQVVISYAQGVQEIKGKVVDGATQMPMNAVSVKVQASTTSSLTDNEGRFTLENVKTGNHDVVISYVGYVTKRLPVEVGDGIIDLGTISLDEDFASIANLGLITLTENDLSDDDSSNDTSSGLLQATKDPFQQAAAYNWGSAFYRMRGLDNEYGKTMINGVVMNKVHDGRPQWGNWGGLNDATRNQVFSSGSTPSDFSFGGILGTQNISTRASQIRKGAKAGFSGSDTNYNWRPYAIYSSGLDKNGWAFALSASYRGAKEGRFEGTNYDALSLFAAVEKKFNDNHSLNFTAIYAQNKRAKNSPITQEQADLKGYKYNSYWGWQNGDKRNGRYKDVSEPIFQLTHYWKIDELNNLTTTASYQFGHIKNSRLGYQDNLNPDPAYYRDMPSYALNNSDKNSWEWQPLRELAKVKEAQFKEGGQVDWEKIYRSNSRFEGRSKTILYEDVQKDQTFSFNSNLKSILSDHVTLDAGFNYRRVNSSYFKELVDLLGGSYYNDIDTYLIGDNSQSDLHNRDRKVYEGDKFGYNYSVDSNIIDVFTQFNFDYDKFDFYIAQKIGYTSYERDGKYRNGVYPNNSYGKGGLVDFNNFGFKGGATYHITGRHALNMNVAYYNQAPTIRNTFSNARVNNLVTKDLTNEDVFSIDGSYIVRTPKLKARVSGYLSEIKNSTQINFYYADGAGIMNADGELLTQSGGAFVSEILTGVNKRNLGIELGAEYQLTQTLKATAAAVVGQSFYTNNPNIRLNSDNVAKTFDYGEAYMKNYKVGNGPQTALSLGLEYRDPAYWWVGANINYMDNSYTNISALRRTDNFVKDPLTGQTLPGVTDDKLRNILKQEKLADFTVVNITGGKSWRLPNRNLIGFFASINNVFNRHYKTGGFEQARNANYKQEVLNNAQYFNEGHGYNTFGNKYWYGYGRNFFVNVYYNF from the coding sequence ATGAAGAAACTTTTATTTAGTTTGTTCTTTGTGTTACAGGTAGTTATATCTTATGCGCAAGGAGTTCAGGAAATTAAAGGGAAAGTTGTGGATGGTGCCACTCAGATGCCAATGAATGCGGTATCTGTAAAAGTACAAGCTTCTACTACTTCCTCTTTAACAGACAATGAAGGGAGATTCACTTTAGAAAATGTTAAAACGGGTAACCATGATGTTGTAATCTCTTATGTGGGATATGTAACAAAACGTTTACCTGTAGAGGTAGGTGATGGCATCATCGACCTTGGTACAATTTCTTTAGACGAGGATTTCGCTTCTATTGCAAATTTAGGGCTTATTACACTTACGGAGAATGACCTAAGTGATGATGACTCTAGTAACGACACTTCATCAGGTTTGTTACAAGCTACTAAAGATCCTTTCCAACAAGCAGCAGCTTATAACTGGGGATCTGCATTCTACAGAATGCGTGGACTTGATAACGAGTATGGTAAGACAATGATCAATGGGGTAGTAATGAACAAAGTTCATGATGGTCGCCCACAATGGGGGAACTGGGGAGGTCTAAATGACGCTACTCGTAACCAAGTTTTCTCTTCAGGATCTACTCCTTCAGATTTCTCTTTTGGTGGAATCTTAGGAACACAAAACATTTCTACAAGAGCATCTCAAATCAGAAAAGGTGCTAAAGCAGGTTTCTCTGGATCTGATACTAATTACAACTGGAGACCTTACGCTATTTACTCTTCTGGTTTAGATAAGAATGGATGGGCATTTGCTTTATCTGCATCTTATAGAGGGGCAAAAGAAGGTAGGTTTGAAGGTACAAATTATGATGCATTATCATTATTCGCTGCTGTTGAGAAGAAATTTAATGATAATCACAGTTTAAACTTTACAGCTATTTATGCTCAAAATAAAAGAGCTAAAAACTCACCTATTACTCAAGAGCAAGCTGATTTAAAAGGGTATAAGTATAATTCTTACTGGGGATGGCAAAATGGAGATAAAAGAAATGGTCGTTACAAAGATGTTTCTGAACCAATCTTCCAATTGACACACTATTGGAAAATAGATGAATTAAATAACTTAACGACTACTGCTTCTTATCAATTTGGACATATTAAAAATAGTCGTTTAGGATACCAAGATAACTTAAATCCAGATCCTGCATACTATAGAGATATGCCTAGCTATGCACTTAATAATAGTGATAAAAATTCTTGGGAATGGCAACCTTTAAGAGAATTGGCTAAAGTAAAAGAAGCTCAATTTAAAGAAGGAGGTCAAGTTGATTGGGAAAAAATATATCGTTCAAATAGTAGATTTGAAGGAAGAAGTAAGACAATCTTGTACGAGGATGTACAAAAAGATCAAACATTTTCTTTTAACTCTAACTTAAAATCTATATTATCTGATCATGTTACTTTAGATGCTGGCTTTAATTATAGAAGAGTTAATTCTTCTTACTTTAAAGAGCTTGTAGATTTATTAGGAGGATCTTATTATAACGATATAGATACCTATTTAATAGGAGATAATTCTCAAAGTGACTTACATAATAGAGATAGAAAGGTTTATGAAGGAGATAAGTTTGGATATAATTATTCAGTTGACTCTAACATAATAGATGTATTTACACAGTTTAACTTTGATTATGATAAATTCGACTTCTATATAGCACAGAAGATAGGCTACACTTCATACGAGAGAGATGGAAAATATAGAAATGGTGTTTATCCAAATAATTCTTATGGTAAAGGTGGTTTAGTAGATTTTAATAACTTCGGATTTAAAGGAGGGGCTACTTACCATATTACAGGTCGCCATGCTTTAAATATGAATGTAGCATATTATAATCAAGCACCAACTATTAGAAACACTTTCTCTAATGCAAGGGTAAATAATTTGGTAACTAAAGATTTAACTAATGAAGATGTATTTAGCATTGATGGTAGTTATATCGTTAGAACACCTAAGTTAAAGGCTCGTGTTTCAGGATATTTATCTGAAATTAAAAATAGTACTCAAATCAACTTCTACTATGCTGATGGAGCAGGTATTATGAATGCTGATGGAGAATTGTTAACACAATCTGGAGGAGCATTTGTATCTGAAATTCTAACAGGTGTGAATAAACGTAATTTAGGTATTGAATTAGGTGCAGAGTATCAATTGACTCAAACATTGAAAGCTACAGCAGCTGCTGTAGTAGGTCAATCGTTCTACACTAATAATCCTAATATTAGATTGAATTCTGATAATGTAGCGAAGACTTTTGATTATGGAGAAGCTTATATGAAGAATTATAAAGTAGGTAATGGACCTCAGACTGCACTATCTTTAGGGTTAGAGTATAGAGATCCTGCTTATTGGTGGGTAGGAGCAAATATTAATTATATGGATAACTCATATACTAATATTTCAGCGCTTAGAAGAACAGATAACTTCGTAAAAGATCCATTAACTGGACAAACTTTACCAGGTGTTACAGATGATAAGTTAAGAAATATCTTAAAGCAAGAGAAATTAGCTGACTTTACTGTAGTAAATATAACAGGAGGTAAATCTTGGAGATTGCCTAATAGAAATTTAATCGGATTCTTTGCAAGTATCAATAATGTGTTCAATAGACATTATAAAACTGGTGGATTCGAACAAGCTAGAAATGCTAACTATAAACAAGAAGTTCTAAACAACGCTCAGTACTTTAATGAAGGTCACGGGTACAATACTTTTGGAAACAAGTATTGGTACGGTTATGGACGTAATTTCTTTGTAAATGTTTATTATAATTTCTAA